A genome region from Hevea brasiliensis isolate MT/VB/25A 57/8 chromosome 9, ASM3005281v1, whole genome shotgun sequence includes the following:
- the LOC110653324 gene encoding feruloyl CoA ortho-hydroxylase F6H1-3, protein MSTATPNASSDVLDFVVHKANGLKGLVDTGLQSLPRQYIQPPERRLHASQVISQESIPIIDVSNWDDPQLVESIFEAASKWGFFQIINHGIPQEILDHLQDAAHGFFGLPNEERKKFWKGKSPTDTAFLATSFTPLKEKVLEWKDYLSFRYIPGDEKSQTLWPSVCKDPVLDYMKRVEMVIKKLLELLLTKLNVREIDKEKEYALMGSLTINLNYYPHCPNPELVTGVGCHSDISSITVLLQDDIGGLYVRGIEEDSWIHIPPVNGALVINIGDVLQIMSNDQYKSIEHRVVANGSKNRVSVPIFVNPGPDALIGPLPEVLETGAAPRYKPILFSDYFSYFFSKGHDGKNSINYAKI, encoded by the exons ATGTCAACCGCTACTCCAAATGCCTCCTCTGATGTACTTGATTTTGTGGTGCACAAAGCAAACGGCTTAAAGGGTTTAGTTGATACAGGTCTTCAATCCCTTCCTCGCCAATATATCCAACCGCCAGAACGAAGGTTGCATGCAAGCCAAGTCATTTCCCAAGAATCCATACCCATTATTGATGTCTCCAATTGGGATGATCCACAACTTGTAGAATCAATCTTTGAAGCTGCAAGCAAGTGGGGTTTCTTTCAGATTATCAATCATGGGATTCCACAAGAGATTCTTGATCATTTACAGGATGCAGCTCATGGGTTCTTTGGGTTACCCaatgaagaaagaaagaagttttGGAAAGGGAAATCCCCAACTGATACTGCTTTCCTTGCAACAAGTTTTACTCCTCTAAAGGAGAAGGTGCTGGAGTGGAAAGATTATCTGAGCTTTCGTTATATCCCTGGAGATGAAAAGTCTCAGACACTCTGGCCTTCTGTATGCAA GGATCCAGTGCTGGATTATATGAAGAGGGTTGAAATGGTTATCAAAAAGCTGTTAGAGCTGCTACTGACAAAACTCAATGTGAGGGAGATTGACAAAGAAAAAGAATATGCCTTAATGGGTTCGCTAACTATTAACCTGAACTACTATCCTCATTGCCCTAATCCTGAACTTGTGACCGGAGTAGGCTGTCATTCTGATATTTCATCCATCACAGTCCTCCTACAAGATGACATTGGCGGGCTTTATGTTCGAGGAATTGAAGAGGATAGCTGGATTCATATCCCACCAGTTAATGGAGCACTTGTGATCAATATTGGAGATGTGCTGCAGATAATGAGCAATGACCAATATAAAAGTATAGAGCATCGTGTGGTTGCCAATGGAAGCAAGAATAGGGTTTCAGTTCCTATCTTTGTCAATCCAGGACCTGATGCTCTAATTGGACCTCTACCAGAAGTGCTAGAGACTGGAGCAGCACCCAGATATAAGCCAATTCTCTTTTCAGATTACTTCAGTTATTTCTTTAGCAAAGGTCATGACGGGAAAAATTCTATCAACTATGCAAAGATATGA